A part of Cannabis sativa cultivar Pink pepper isolate KNU-18-1 chromosome 6, ASM2916894v1, whole genome shotgun sequence genomic DNA contains:
- the LOC115725163 gene encoding truncated transcription factor CAULIFLOWER A codes for MGRGKVEMKLIENKQSRQVTFAKRRSGLMKKAHELSVLCDVEIGLIVFSGNGRLYEFCSGHSLGNTIERYKTKGKEEKSSNELENCDYDGLWEDVDLLKGVSNLDVEHLTVDELAHKERQLEALLRLTRQRKAQLMMETVSTLSDQEKQLREEKQLLENKIEEMVGERGKKVEANEVKGNAPNSMRRVLQLY; via the exons ATGGGGAGAGGAAAAGTAGAGATGAAACTAATCGAGAACAAGCAGAGTCGACAAGTGACGTTCGCGAAGAGGAGAAGTGGGCTTATGAAGAAGGCTCATGAGCTTTCTGTGCTTTGCGATGTGGAGATTGGACTCATCGTCTTCTCCGGCAACGGTAGGCTCTACGAGTTTTGCAGTGGCCACAG CTTAGGAAACACAATCGAACGCTACAAGACgaaaggaaaagaagaaaagagctCTAATGAACTGGAG AATTGTGACTATGATGGACTTTGGGAAGATGTTGATTTGTTGAAAGGGGTTAG TAATCTCGATGTAGAACATCTAACAGTGGATGAACTTGCTCATAAGGAGAGACAACTGGAGGCTTTATTAAGACTAACAAGGCAAAGAAAG GCACAACTAATGATGGAGACTGTATCAACACTTTCTGATCAG GAAAAGCAACTGAGAGAAGAGAAGCAGCTCCTAGAAAACAAG ATTGAAGAAATGGTTGGAGAACGAGGAAAGAAAGTGGAGGCGAATGAGGTTAAGGGTAACGCTCCCAATTCCATGCGCCGAGTACTCCAACTTTACTAA